GACGCGGGCCGGCTCGTGTTCCGGGGCCGGGACGACGACGAGGTGAAGCTCGCCGGCCGGCGGATCCACCTGGGCGAGATCCGCGAGACCGCGCTGAGCTGCCCGGGCGTCGAGCGTGCGGCGGTCGCGCTGCTGCCGCGCGACGCGCAGCAGGTCATCGCGATGATCGTCGTCGCGCCCGACCAGGCGGTGCTCGCGGACGTCGAGGCGCGCCTCGCGGCCCTGCTGCCGGGGTACATGCTCCCCACGCTCGTCGGCTGGTCGCCGTCGCTCGCGGTGGCGTCGACGGGCAAGACCGACGAGCGTGACCTGCTGCGCCGTCTCGCGGACGCCGCGAAGGGCACGCGGGACACGCGTTTCGCGCTGCTGCCCGACGGTGCCGCCCCGACGATCGGGGCGGGGCGTGGCTGAGGGCGTCGACCGGGAGTTCGCGCGGCTCGCGACGGCACGCGCGCTGGTCTCGCCGCGCACGGGCACGACCCGCTCGCTCGCCGACGACCGCCGTGACGCCGAGCGCTGGGTCGCCCGGTTCGGCGCGGGGTCCGCCGCGCAGGACGAGGGGCGTCCGGCCTCCGAGCGCACCGGCAGCCGCTCGCTCGTCGTGCGTCCGGTGCACGACGAGGGCGAGCTGTGGGTGCTCTACGTGCACGGCGGCGGGCTGGTCTACTACTCGACCGACGTCTTCGCGCCGTTCCTGCGGGTGCTGTCCGACGAGCTGCGCGCCCCCGTCGAGGCGTTCGACTACGACAAGGCGCCGGAGAACCCGGTGCTCGGCTCGGTCGGGGACCTCGCGCTGCGGGTGACGGCGCGCGCCCGCGCGGTCGAGGGGCGTCGCCTGGTGCTCGTCGGCGACAGCGTCGGCGGTCTGCTCTCGCTGCTGCTCGCGCTGCGCACGCTTCCGGACATGTTCTCGCAGGTCGTGCTGCTGTACCCGGTGCTCGACCTGCACACCGAGCGCCCCTCGTACGAGCAGTTCGGCGCCGGGCTGTTCCTCGACCGGGACGCCATGCGGCAGTTCACGGCGCTGCTGCGGCCGGCGTTCGACGCGCTCGGCCTGGACCCGATGCACCTGCCCGACGCCGACGTGGCGCGGCTCGCACCGACGCTCGTCGTGACCGCGGGGTGCGACGTGCTGCGCGACGAGGCGTTCGCGTGGGTCGAGCAGGTGAGCGCGCGCGGCGCGGACGTCCGCCATCTCGTGCTCGACGACCTGCCGCACGACTTCTGCCTGTACGCGCCGAGCCTGCGCTCCGCGCGGCACGCCGTCGAGACGTTCGCCCGGGACATCACCGGAGCGCTGCGCACACCCGCGGGAGCGGGCGGGACCACCCACGGAAGGACGACATGACGACGACAGCGAGCGGCACCGCAGTCAGCAGCACCGCAGTCAGCAGCACCGCAGTCAGCCGGACCGCAGTGAGCCAGGCCGTGCGGGCGAAGGTCGCGCAGTACCTCGAGGGCGCGCTCGGCCGACCGGTCGACGACTCGGTCCCCGACGACACCGCGCTCAGCGACCTGGGTCTGGACTCGCTCCTGACCATCAGCGTGATCGTCGCGCTCCTCGACGACGCGGGCGTCGACCTCGTCGACAACCCCGACGCGCTCGAGACCCCCAGCACCATCGCCGACCTGCACGACATGGCAGCACGATTCCTAGGAGGAGATGACACCGTGGTCCAGACGACACCGATCGACGAGCAGACAGAGCAGCTGGCTTTCTACGAGGCGAAGCTCGCGTACGAGATCGACTCCTGGGACCTGTCGGTCGCGCTGGCCGAGGGCGAGGACATCGTCGTCGTCGACGGGCGCAGCGCGGACGCGTACGCGTCCGGGCACATCCCCGGCGCGGTGAGCATCCCGCACCGCACGATCACGCCGGAGTCGGTCGCGGAGCTCTCGCGCGAGCCGCTGTACGTGGCGTACTGCGACGGGATCGGCTGCAACGCCTCGACGAAGACGGCCCTGAAGCTCGGCCGCGAGGGGTTCCGCGTCAAGGAGCTCATCGGCGGGCTCGACTGGTGGAAGCGCGACGGGCACCCGGTGGAGGGTGCCGCGGAGCAGGCGTGCGCGGTGGACGGGGCGCACTCGGCCTGCGGCTGCGCCGGATGACGTCGCACGACGACCGCGTGGTGCGGCCCGCGCTCGAGACCGACGTCCTCGTCGTCGGTGCGAGCCTCGCGGGCTGCGCCACCGCGATCCACCTGCGGGGCCTCGGGCACCGGGTCACGGTGGTGGACAAGCGGTCGCTCACCGACGACCACTACAAGCAGCTCTGCTCGCACTTCGTGCAGCCGCACGCGGTCCCGCTGCTCGACGCGCTCGGCCTGGGTCACCTGCGGGGCCGCGAGCACGGCGTCGCGACGAAGGCGGTGTTCGTGACGTCGGGCGGCGTGATCGACCCGCCGGGCACGGGCTACGACCCGGATCGCCCGGACTCGTACGCGCTCAACCTCGAGCGGCGCGTGGTGGACCCGCAGGTCCGTGCCCGCGCGCGTGAGGTGGGTGCCGAGCTCCTGGACGAGACGGGCGTCGACGAGGTCCGGCAGGGCGGCGACGGGTGGGACGTGACGCTGCGCCAGGGCGGCGCCCGCCGGCAGGTCCGGGCGCGGCTCGTCGTCGCGGCGGACGGCCGGCGCTCGCGTGTCGCGGGGCTGCTGGGCAACGAGGCCGAGGTGCGGCCGAACCAGCGCGCCGCGGTGTTCGCCTACTTCCGCGGGATCGACGCGCCGGCGGGCGACCGTTCGGTGTTCGTCCGGACCGAGGGCGACCTCGCGTGCCTGTACCCGCTGGTCGACGGACGCACCGCGCTCGTCCTGTTCGCGGAGCACGAGCGCGTGCAGGACTGGCGGGGCGAGGAACGGGCGCGCGAGCTCGTGCGGTACTTCGCGCGGCTCGACGCGGTCCCGGACATGTCCGGTGCGGTCCTGGACTCGCCGGTCCTCGGGTTCACGGACTACCCGAACCAGGTGCGCAGCACCGTGGCCGGTGGCGTGCCGTTCGTGGGAGACGCGGCGCTGTCGCTCGACCCGATGAGCGGGACGGGCTGCGGGTTCGCGCTGCTGTCGGCGGACCTGCTGCGCCGCGCGTTCGAGGGCCGCTCGCTCGGGCCCGACGACGTGACGGCCGCGCTCGCGGACTACGCGGCCGGCCACGCGGCGGAGATCCGACCGCACGTGGACGGGATCTGCGCGGACTCGCTCGTCGGTCGCAACCAGGAGTCCGAGCGCCGCATGTTCGAGGCGGTCTGCGCGGACGACGACCTCGCGCGCCTGTACCTCGACGTCACGGGGCGGCTCGCGCAGCCCGCCCGGTTCCAGCGGGCGCTCCTGACGCATCTCATGGCGGGCCGCTCACGCGCGGCCTCGCTCGCGTCCGCGTAGCCCGCCCGTCACCCTCCGGACGAAAGAGAGCTCGATGTCACGCGTCGCCTTCACGACCTTCGCGATCCTCAAGAGGCCGTACGGGGACCCGGTGGTGCAGGGGTTCGACGACCTCACGCCGCCGACGTTCGCGCAGGCCGAGGGCAGCCCGGGCTTCGTCGCGCGGGCCAAGGAGAGCCCCGACCAGTCGCACATCACGAACTTCAACCGCGACTGGGGCGCCTGGGGACGGTTCGAGGTCCCGCGGTTCTACACGGGCGGCCGGACCGACGAGACGGACAGCCGCGCGTCGACCCTGTCGCTGTGGACGGACCTGGAGTCGGTGTTCTCCTTCGTCTACTCGGGCATCCACCGCACCGCGCTCGCGCAGCGGCACGACTGGTTCCTCAAGCCGGAGTGGCCCACGTACGCGGTGTGGTGGGTCGACGACGACGTGATCCCGACGTGGGCGGACGCGTGCCGCCGCCTCGAGCACCTGCACGACACCGGGCCGAGCCCGTACGCCTTCACGCTGCGCCAGGCGTTCGACGCCGACGGCTCGCCCGTCCGGGTGCGCGGTCTCGTCGCCGCGCAGCCCGCCGACGCCTGAGCGCGGCGCACCCCGCACCACCGCCGCTCGACCCCGCTCGACCCCGCCCGACCCCGTCCCGACGTCCTGAGGAGTGAGCCGGATGTTCACCCGCGCCTTCGACCGATCGGCCATGAGCTGGTCCTACGAGATGCACCTGCAGCCCATGCTCTCGGCCACCGACATCGAGGGCCTGCCGTTCGGCTCGGTGTTCGGCAGCGTGCCCGGGCACACCGTGTCCAAGCGCCACGCGCACCAGGACGGCGAGGTCTTCGTCGTGCTCGCGGGGCGGGCCGTCGTCGTGGTCGGCGACGAGGAGCGCGAGCTCGGCGCGGGCGAGACGGTGTTCATCCCGCCGTTCAGCGCGCACGAGATCCGCAACGAGCGCGACGAGCCGTTCGACATCGTCTCGATCTACTGGGAGCACATCCCGAGCGCGGTCGAGGTGCTGGGCCGGCAGCCGGCCGCGGACAAGGTCGCGGACCGCACTCTCGTCGCGTGCCCGCCCGTCACGCCGAACGGCGGCCTGCACCTGGGGCACCTGTCGGGGCCGTACGTGCGCGCCGACATGCTGGTGCGCGCGCTGCGCAGCCAGGGCCGCGAGGCGCGGCACCTGACGGGGACCGACGACCAGCAGTCGTACGTGGCCGCGCACGCGCGGGTCACCGGCGCGACGAGCACGGACGTCGCGCTCGCGGCGGGCGACGGGATCGTCGCGACGCTGGCGGCGGCGGACGTCCGGGTGGACCGCGTGACGCGGCCGCTGCGGGACGCGGGACACGCCGAGCGGATCCGTGAGCTGTTCGCGCGGGTCGCGGCGGCGCCGACCGTCGAGGAGCGCGAGCGAGAGACGCCGTACTGCCCGGCGTGCGACCTGTCGCTGCACCAGGCGTTCGCGCGCGGGACGTGCGCGCACTGCGACGCGGCGAGCGACGGGGAGATCTGCGAGGCGTGCGGCCGGCCGAACGAGGCGCGCGAGCTCGTCGACCTGCGCTGCCGTGCGTGCGGCGGCCCGGCGGAGCTGCGCACGGAGCGGGCGCTGTGGCTCGACCTCGCGGCGCACGCCGACGAGCTGCGCGCCTACCTGCGCTCGGTCCACGCGTCGCCGGACCTCATGGTGCTGGTCGAGCGCCTGCTCGACGAGGGCCTCGCGCCGTACCGCCTGACGCGCACGAGCGACTGGGGGATCACGCTCGACGACGGTCAGGCGATCGACGCGTGGGTGGACCTCGCGCTCACGTTCCTCGCGGCGGTGCAGGCCGAGGTCGACGAGCACGGCCCCGCCCGGACCGTGCTGTTCCTCGGGTACGACAACAGCTACTACTACGCGGTGCTGCTCCCGGTGCTCGCGATCGCTGCGGGGCTGACCGAGCACCTGCCCGCGACGTTCGTCACGAACCAGTTCCTGCACCTGGGCGCGGACAAGTTCTCGACGAGCCGCGGGCACGCCGTGTGGGCGGACGACGCCCTGCGCGCGTCCGGTCCCGACGCCCTGCGCGTCGCGCTGCTGCGTGACGCGCCCGAGGGCCGGGTCACGCACCTCGACGAGGAGCGCGCGGTCAGCCTCACGCAGGACCCGTTGCACCGCGCGGCGCGCGCGTGGCTCGCCGGGTTCGCGGGCATCGGCGCGGACGGCGTGGTGCCCGGGACGGGCGCGTGGACCGACAGCCACCGCGAGTTCTACCGCTACCTCGGCCTGGTCACGCAGCAGCTCGACGGGCTGCTGCTGCCCGAGTCGTTCAGCGCGCGCGGGTACGTGCGGCTGCTCGACGCGTTCGTCGAACGGTGCGTGGAGTTCCGGGCGACGGAGACCGTCGCGCGGACCGTGGGCTCGCTCGCGGAGGAGGCGCGCACGAGCCTCGCGCTGGAGTTCCTCGCGGCCAAGGTGTTCGCCGCGCTCGTGTGGCCGCTCGCGCCGCGCACCGCGCTGGCGGTGTGGCGGTGGCTCGGCCTCGAGGGTGAGCCGGTGCGCGAGTCGGGGTGGACGTTCCTGCCCGGCGGCACGCGGTGCGACGGTCCGGCGCCGCGTGTCGACGAGGCTGCGTCCGACGAGGGCCCCGTGGACGCCGCCGGCGGCGGGACCGCACCCGACGAGGAGCGCGAGCTCGTCGCGAGCGTGCGCGCGTGACCAGCCCGACCGGCACGACGAGGCTGCCGTCCCGCGCGGACGTCGTGGTCGTCGGCGCGGGCATCATCGGGGCCGCGGTCGCGGACGCCCTCGCGGGACGCGGGCTCGACGTGCTCGTGCTCGAGCGCTCCGACGAGCCCGCGACGGGCGCGACGGGCAGCTCGGGCGGCATGGTCCGCGCGTACGACCCCGACCCGCTCGTCGCCGACCTCGCGCTGCGCAGCCTCGCGACGTACCGCGACGACGCCCGGTGGCCGCACGGCGCACCGCTGCACGCGGTGGGCGCGCTGACGATCGCGGACCCGGCGCAGGAGCACGCGCTGCGCGCCGCCGCGGCCCGGATCAACGACGCGCTCGGCACGTCCGCGCACGTGGTGACGCGGCGCGCGACCGCGGTGGGCGTCGAGCTCTCGGGGGGTGTCGCGCTCGTCGAGCCCGAGGCGGGCTTCGTGGACCCGGTCGCGGTGACCCGCACCTGGCTGCGCCGCGCCGTCGAGGCGGGCGCCGAGGTCCGCTACGGCGTGCGCGTCACCGGGGTCGAGGAGGCCGGGGTCGAGGACGCGGACGGGTGGGCGCGCGTGCTCACGGACGCCGGACCGGTGCTCGCCGACGAGGTCGTCGTGGCCGTCGGACCGTGGGGTGCGCACGCGCTCGACGGGCTCGGTCCGCGGCCGCGGGTCCGCACCCGCTCGATCCAGGTCAGCATCGTCGAGGGCCGCCCGCCGGGCACGGACCACGCCACCGTCGTCGACCTGCGCACCGGCGTGTACGCGCGCCCGTACGGGACCGGCGCGAGCCTCGTCGGCATGCCGCACCTCGTGTGGGACGTCGACCTCGACGCCGAGCCCGACGAGCAGCACGTGCACGCGACGCTCGCCGCGCTCGCCGGCCACCTGCCGTGGCTGCCCGACGTGTCGGTCCGCCGCACGGTCCGCTCGGCGGACGCGTACGCGCTGCCCGACGCGGACGGCCCGGCCGGGGCGTCGCTGCTCGCCCCGACCGCCGTGCCGCACGTGCGGACCGTCCGCGGCTGGGACGGCGGCGGCGTGAAGGTCGCACCCGAGGCGGGCCGCCGCATCGCGGAGACCGTCGTCGCGGCCGTCGCCGAGCGCCACCGCGCGCCGGCCGCCGCACCTGTCCCCACCACCCACCGAAAGGGAGACCCGTGGCTCACCGACATGACGTGATCGGCATCGGATTCGGCCCGGCCAACATCGCCCTCGCCGTCGCGCTCGAGGAGGAGGGCTACGACCTCGACGTGCGGTTCGTCGAGTCCCGCCCCGAGCCGTCGTGGCAGGCGGCGATGATGCTCGACGGCTCGGACATCCAGAACCACCCGGTGCGGGACCTCGTCTCGCTGCGCAACCCGCGCAGCCGGTACAGCTTCATCAACTTCCTGTTCGAGAACGGGCGGCTCCTCGACCACCTCAACGTGCCGATGGAGTTCCCGCTGCGCAAGGAGTACGCGCAGTACGTGAGCTGGGTCGCGGGCCTCGTGCCCGCGCAGGTCGACTACGGCGTCAGGGTCGTCGGTGTGGAGCGCACCACCGACGACGCGGGGGAGCCCTGCTACCGGGTCACGACGTCGGACGGCGAGACCCTGCTGGGCCGCGCGCTCGTCGTCGGGACCGGGCGCAGCCCGTTCGTCCCGGAGCCGTTCGACACGGTCGACTCGCCGCGCGTCTTCCACCTCACCGACTACCTGCCCGCGCTCGAGCGGCTCGACGCGCTCGCGGCCGACGACGGCGGCCCGCGCTCGGTGACCGTCGTCGGCGGCAGCCAGAGCGCGGTCGAGCTCACGCTGGACCTCGCGCGGCGCTACCCGCGCGCGCAGGTGCACACGCTCGTGCGCTCGCTCACGCTGCGGCAGAAGGACACGAGCCCGTTCAGCGAGGAGGGCTACTTCCCGGAGTTCACGGAGTACTACTACCGGGCGCCGCGCGACCGGAAGGACGCGATCGACTCGTTCATGCGGCTCACCAACTACTCGTCGGCCGACGGCGACGTGCTGCGCGAGCTGTACCGCCTGGTCTACGAGCAGCGCATCGACGGCGACCAGCGGGTGTTCGTGCGCGGCAGCCGTCAGGTGCGGACCGTGGACGCCGACGAGCGCGGGGTCCGGCTGACCGTCGAGGAGCTCAACACGGGTGAGGTGGAGGAGCTCGAGACCGACGCGGTCGTCCTCGCCACGGGCTTCCGCGACCTGGGCCCCGGGCCGCACCAGGAGCGCGTCCCCGCGCTCATCCGGTCCGTCGCGGACGACTTCCGCTTCGACGACCACGGGTACCTCGAGGTCGAGCCGCACTACGAGGTCCGCCCGCTCGACGCGCGTACGCCCGCACTGTTCCTCAACGGGCTGTGCGAGTCGACGCACGGGATCGGTGACGCCGGCTCGTTCAGCCTGCTGTCGCTGCGCGCGAAGGTGATCGCCGAGAGCCTCTGGAAGCGGCTCGCGTAGTGCCCCGGACCGCCGCCGGCCTCCCGTCCGCCGCGCCCGCCCCCGTGCCGGGGCGGCGGGCGCAGGAGCCGCGCCCCGGGCCGGTCGGCGACACGGGGCGGGTCGCGGGTGCGGGGCGTGCGCCGGGCGCGGGGCACGACGTCACGACGACGGTCGTGCGCGGCGTGCTCGGGGCGGGCATGCTCGTCGTGCCACCCGTGGTCCTGGCGCTCGCAACCGGTGCCGGCCTGCTCGTCTGGGCGGCGCACCTGGTGCTCGGCGCGACGGCCTGCCTGCTGCTCGCCCGCCTCGTCGCCCGCGGCCGGTGGGCGCCCGCACCGGTGTCGCTCGTGCTGGGTGCCGCGCTCGGCCGACGGGCCCGGCTCGTGGTCGACGGGTGCTTCGCGGTGGCGTTCGCGGGCGGCCAGGCAGCGATCGCGTGGTTCGTCGTGACGGCCCTGCCGGGCGCTGCCGGCCCGGGCGGCGGTCCCGACGGTCGGTGGCTCGCGGTCGGCGTGCTCGTCGTGGCCGGTGCCGTCGCGGTCTCCGCGCTGCGCGTGCCCGACGCGGTCCTGCGGGCGCGGCGCCTCGTCGCCGGCGGGCTCGCGGTCGCGTGCGGCGTGTGCGGATGGCCGGGCGACGCGGCGGCGTTCGTGCCCGCGGGGATCACGACGACCGCGGCGGTGTGGCTCGCGTTCGCCGCGACGCTGTTCGCGGGCGTCGGCTGGGAGTCCGTGACCGAGGCCCGCCCCGACGACGCGGCCGGGCGCCGCGCGACGACCGCGGTGCTGCGCGCGGCGGCCGTGGTCGCGGCCGTGTACCTCGGCCTCGCGGTCCTGACGCGGTGGGCACCGGCGTCCGCTGCCGCAGCGGACGCGCCGCTCGTACGCCGGGCCCTCGGCGTCGCGGTGGGCGTCGTGCTCGCGTCGTACGTGGTGACGAACCTGCGTGCCGCGGCCGGGATCGCCGCCCGGCTGCGCGGCCCGCACGACGGACCCGCCGCATCGCGCGACGGACCCGCCGACCCGCACGCCCGAGCCGCGCCGCGCGGGCTCGTCGTCGCCGTCGCGGCGCTCGCGTGCGCGCTCGTCGTCGCGGTCGACCGCCCCGGCGCGGTGCCGCTCCTGCTGCTGGGACCCGCGGCCGCGGTCGTCGTCACGTACGCGCTCGCCGCGGTCGCGGCCGTCCGGCACGCGCGCCCGCGCCCGCACCCCTGACCCCACCCCTGACCGACCCCGAGACCCACCGATCCCGAGACCACCCGATCCCGAGACCGCCCTGACCCGACCGCCTGACCCACACACGAGGGAGACCGTCGTGGCCGTACCCACCACCATCGAGTCCGAGGTCCGCAGCTACAGCCGGAGCTGGCCCGTCGTCTTCACGCACGGACGCGGCAGCCGGCTGTACGACGAGGACGACCGCGCCTACCTGGACTTCTTCGCCGGAGCGAGCGCGCTCAACTACGGGCACAACCACCCGGTGCTCAAGCAGGAGCTCCTGCGCTACGTCGAGCGCGACGGCGTCACCCACAGCCTCGACATGTTCACGGGCGCGCGCACCGCGTTCCTCCACGAGCTCGACGCGCGGGTGCTGCAGCCCCGCGGCCTCGACTACAAGGTCCAGTTCCCCGGCCCGACCGGCACCAACAGCGTCGAGGCGGCGCTCAAGCTCGCGCGCAAGGTCACGGGCCGTCAGACGGTCGTCGCGTTCACGGGCGCGTTCCACGGCATGTCGCTCGGCTCGCTCGCGGTGACGGGCAACGCGAGCAAGCGTGCCGGCGCCGGCGTGCCGCTCGGGCTGACGTGGCGTCTCCCGTACGACGGGTTCGGCGGCGGCAAGGTCTGCGGGCTGACGCTGCTGGAGTCGATGCTCGACGACAGCAGCAGCGGCATGGACCTGCCGGCGGCCGTGATCGTCGAGACCGTGCAGGGCGAGGGCGGCGTCAACCCGGCGCGGCTGACGTGGCTCGCGGACCTCGCCGACGTGTGCGCGCGGCGCGGCATCCTGCTCGTCCTCGACGACATCCAGATGGGCTGCGGCCGGACCGGACCGTTCTTCAGCTTCGAGGCCGCGGGGATCGTGCCGGACATCGTCTGCCTGTCGAAGTCGATCAGCGGCTACGGTCTGCCGATGGCCCTCACGCTCTTCCGCTCGGAGCTCGACGTGTGGAGCCCGGGCGAGCACAACGGCACGTTCCGCGGGAACAACCCCGCGTTCGTGACCGCGACGGCCGCGCTGCGCGAGTTCTGGTCCGACGACTCGCTGGAGAAGCAGACGATGGTCCGCGAGCTGCTGCTGCGCGAGCACCTCGGCGAGCTCGCGCACGAGCACGAGGAGCACGTGACGCAGGCGCGCGGGCGCGGCCTGGTGTGGGGTCTGGCGTTCCGCGACCCGCGCCTCGCGCGCCGCACCGCCGACGAGGCGTTCGCCCGCGGGCTGCTGGTGGAGACCGCCGGGTCGTGCGACGAGGTGGTGAAGCTCCTGCCCGCGCTGACGACGACGGACGACGAGCTCACCGAGGGGCTCGACATCCTGCGCGCGTCGGTGGCGACGGCCGTCCGGGGTCGTGCCGGGTAGGGCGACGACGAGCGCGGCGGGCGTCAGGGTCGGCGTCGCGTGCGGCGTCGGCGCGAACCTCGTCTGGGGCCTGGCGTTCCTGGTGCCCGTCGTGCTGCCCGACGCGCCGACGACCGCGCTCGCGCTCGGCCGGTACCTGGCGTTCGGCGCGCTCTCGGCGGTCCTGCTCGCGGCGACGTGGCGTCGGGCGCTCGTGGGCGTGGGCCCGCAGGCGTGGCGCACCGCGATGCTGTTCGCGGTGACCGGGCACCTGGGCTACTACGCGCTCCTGGTCCAGGGCATCCGGTGGGCGGGTGCGCCGATCGCGACCGTGATCATCGGGCTGCTACCGGTGTCGGTGGCGGTCACGGGCAACTGGCTGCGCCGCGAGTACCCGTTCGCCCGGCTGGTCCCGCCGCTCGCGCTGATCGTCTGCGGGCTCGCGCTCGTGTACGCCGTCGAGCTGGACTGGCAGAGCGCGGTGGCCGGGAGGTCGCGGGGCGAGTGGGCGCTCGGCATCGCGGCCGCCCTCGGGGCGCTCGTCCTGTGGACGTCGTACGCGGTGCGCAACGCGCACTTCCTGCGCGCCAACCCGCAGATCGCCTCGACCACGTGGTCGACGCTCATGGGTGTGGGCACGCTCGTGCTGTCGCTCGCCGCGCTTCCGGTCGTGGCGCTCACCGGCGGCCTGCGGGTGGACGGGCCGGGTGACGGTCCGGCCGGGGTCGTGCCCGTCGTCGTCGCGAGCGTCGTGCTGGGCGTCGTCGTGTCGTGGCTCGGGACGGTGCTGTGGAGCCGGTCGTCCGCGCTCACGCCCATCTCGGTCGCGGGCCAGCTCGCGGTGGTCCAGGTGTGCGCCGGGCTGGCGTACGTGTTCGTGTGGGAGGGCCGGGTGCCGCCCGCGCTCGAGCTCGCGGGGTTCGTGCTCGTCGTCGCGGGCGTGCTCACCGCCATCCGCCGCGCGCGGCGTGCGCCGGTGGCGGTGGCGACGCGCTGACCGGCCGCCGCGCTCCGTGCGCGGACCCCTACCCGGCCGGCGCCGCGCGGAGGACAGTGGGTGCATGTGCGCGTTCGACGACGGCACGGTGCTGGGCCGCGTGACGCTCGTGCTGACGACGGTGGCGGACGCGGGCTGCCTCTCGCAGGCCGAGCTCGCGCGCCGCACCGCGCTCCCGAAGCCCACCCGGACCGCGCGGCGGCGGTCCCGCACGTGGCCGAGCTCCACGAGCGCACGAGGGAGATCGCGTTCCTCCTGCGGGTCGAGCCGGACCTGTCGCTCGTCACGACGTACGTGGCGTACGGCCAGGAGCGGGTCGAGGCG
The sequence above is a segment of the Cellulomonas palmilytica genome. Coding sequences within it:
- a CDS encoding DMT family transporter; amino-acid sequence: MPGRATTSAAGVRVGVACGVGANLVWGLAFLVPVVLPDAPTTALALGRYLAFGALSAVLLAATWRRALVGVGPQAWRTAMLFAVTGHLGYYALLVQGIRWAGAPIATVIIGLLPVSVAVTGNWLRREYPFARLVPPLALIVCGLALVYAVELDWQSAVAGRSRGEWALGIAAALGALVLWTSYAVRNAHFLRANPQIASTTWSTLMGVGTLVLSLAALPVVALTGGLRVDGPGDGPAGVVPVVVASVVLGVVVSWLGTVLWSRSSALTPISVAGQLAVVQVCAGLAYVFVWEGRVPPALELAGFVLVVAGVLTAIRRARRAPVAVATR